From one Cardiocondyla obscurior isolate alpha-2009 linkage group LG06, Cobs3.1, whole genome shotgun sequence genomic stretch:
- the LOC139103656 gene encoding SET and MYND domain-containing protein 4, which produces MNEVQDMLNAKMVVKGKSFEISHQFMKLKTDEERIIFTLNLLQEYNVFPTKTGMPKNAKESEKLREQGNAVFVSGTLQSKTCISALQLYTKSITFAPYPSEQLALGYANRSAVLFQLGLHSECIQDIDRALAINYPDNLRAKLCLRKTECLMILGDRRVENTLEEAQHWLNKMSLSDTNREKLKTKLDTLHNKSVKTVSANKEINAPKSSSLPTFERNDEVPCASSALAVKYNERYGRHVVATRDINPGEVIAVEQPYSRILLSENVQTHCSNCLEVCWANIPCNYCTYAMYCSEKCRDVEWKKCHDIECPVFPALMEYDFYNLDLFSMRLAVFALREAGGFTELRTMLKEVDEHNDPRTKGFSRDGKLHNDRYISVYGLTTNTEKRSVPDLFKRALNTCFILYFIATRTVMFGAKLPEDLSVLVKNNDVTFFGNLILRHQQIIPCNMHTFGELQGLEYTDRGIGALPFLSLFNHSCSANILRHSRSKHEVIYTLYPIRKVIR; this is translated from the exons atgaATGAGGTACAGGATATGCTAAACGCCAAAATGGTCGTCAAAGGCAAGTCCTTTGAAATATCGCATCAATTTATGAAACTAAAAACCGACGAGGAGCGCataatatttactttaaatttgcTGCAAGAGTACAATGTATTTCCTACTAAGACAGGTATGCCAAAAAACGCCAAAGAGTCTGAGAAACTGCGGGAACAAGGCAATGCAGTTTTCGTGAGCGGTACTCTGCAGTCTAAGACGTGTATCAGTGCGTTGCAATTGTATACAAAGAGTATAACCTTCGCACCTTATCCATCCGAGCAGCTTGCTCTCGGTTACGCCAATAGATCAGCGGTACTGTTTCAGTTAGGATTGCATTCGGAATGCATTCAAGACATCGACAGAGCACTAGCTATAAATTATCCTGATAATCTAAGAGCAAAGCTTTGCCTGCGTAAAACGGAATGCTTAATGATTTTGGGTGACCGTCGTGTGGAGAATACGCTCGAGGAAGCGCAACACTGGCTGAATAAAATGTCTTTGAGTGATACAAACCGAGAGAAGTTAAAGACAAAACTCGATACTTTGCACAATAAAAGTGTAAAAACAGTTTCtgcgaataaagaaataaacgcgCCAAAATCTTCGTCCCTTCCTACTTTCGAGCGTAACGATGAAGTTCCTTGTGCATCAAGTGCATTAGCCGTAAAATATAACGAACGCTACGGCAGACACGTTGTTGCTACCCGCGATATCAATCCAGGGGAAGTAATCGCGGTAGAACAACCTTACTCGCGAATACTATTGTCAGAAAACGTGCAGACGCATTGTTCAAATTGTTTAGAAGTGTGCTGGGCGAATATACCCTGTAATTATTGCACTTACGCGATGTATTGTTCAGAAAAGTGCAGAGACGTCGAATGGAAAAAGTGTCACGATATAGAATGCCCCGTCTTTCCCGCTTTGATGGAATACGACTTTTATAATCTCGATCTGTTCAGCATGAGGCTTGCCGTGTTCGCTTTGAGAGAAGCCGGCGGCTTTACGGAATTAAGAACAATGCTAAAAGAAGTTGACGAACATAAtg ATCCGCGGACGAAAGGTTTTTCCCGAGATGGAAAGTTACATAACGACAGATATATTAGCGTGTACGGCCTTACGACAAATACAGAGAAAAGATCTGTTCCTGATCTCTTTAAAAGAGCTTTGAATacttgttttatattatattttatagcgACGCGCACTGTAATGTTTGGTGCTAAATTACCAGAGGATTTAAGTGTATTAGTAAAAAACAACGATGTTACATTCTTCGGCAATCTCATTTTGAGACACCAACAAATAATTCCTTGTAATATGCACACT TTCGGCGAATTACAAGGTTTAGAATATACAGATCGCGGTATAGGCGCTTTACCATTTCTTAGTTTATTTAATCATAGCTGCAGTGCAAATATATTACGACACTCGAGATCTAAACACGAAGTGATTTACACTTTGTATCCCATTCGAAAAG TTATTAGATAA
- the LOC139103647 gene encoding protein 5NUC codes for MSITLYVTCYFVALLIAANEIFASPTLRKDEEFTIQIIHTNDMHARFEETSKLSTVCTPEDSTAGKCYGGFARIATLVRQARSKSRPTIFLNAGDTYQGTPWYSVYKWKAVTWFMNLLAPDAISLGNHEFDDGVDGLIPFIQNASYPVLTTNLDLSEQPNLAATRLKNSTILEVNGRKIGVIGYLTPETKIISTTENVIFNDEVAAIQEEVGRLKEQGVDILIALGHSGFETDKKIAREVEGIDLVIGGHTNTFLYRGKAPDVEVPEGFYPTEVLQKSGRKVYVVQAYAYTKYLGNFTASFDIKGEVVHIEGNPILVDSGVEQAEDVLELIREKRGPINDLQTQVIGKTRVLLDGDSKNCRRQECNLGNLICDALVDYYAGEYLSKNGWTDAAIAVQNSGSIRASITRDRNDQVTREDIMSTLPFGNVVVKTSMTGQQILEMLEWSVHNIDNITSTGNLFGAYLQLSGLQVVYDISQPPNSRVVSVYVQCAACNIPTYSKLEKNATYNVLLSDFLIKGGDGYHMLEGLQATSLGITMEQVLEQYFEKHSPVYMGVQWRISYKDNGKYEYFSNPGTTHKSVNVIILLSITVRFFLT; via the exons ATGTCGATCACTTTATATGTAACTTGCTACTTCGTTGCATTACTAATAGCCGCAAATGAGATCTTCGCGAGTCCTACTTTGCGGAAAGATGAAGAGTTCACTATTCAAATTATTCACACGAACGACATGCACGCGAG ATTCGAAGAGACATCAAAATTATCGACAGTTTGCACGCCGGAGGACTCCACGGCAGGCAAATGCTACGGCGGATTCGCCAGAATCGCTACTTTGGTCCGCCAAGCGAGATCGAAATCGCGTCCGACGATCTTCTTGAATGCCGGCGACACTTATCAAGGAACGCCGTGGTACAGCGTGTATAAATGGAAGGCAGTTACCTGGTTCATGAATCTCCTAGCACCGGACGCGATA AGCCTGGGCAACCACGAGTTCGACGACGGTGTCGACGGGCTGATACCCTTCATTCAAAACGCTTCTTACCCCGTCCTGACGACAAACCTGGACCTCAGCGAACAACCGAACCTAGCCGCCACGAGATTAAAGAACAGCACGATCCTCGAGGTGAACGGCCGCAAGATCGGAGTGATCGGTTACCTGACGCCAGAAACGAAGATCATCTCAACCACCGAGAACGTGATTTTCAACGACGAGGTGGCTGCGATTCAGGAGGAAGTTGGCAGGCTGAAGGAACAGGGCGTCGACATCCTCATCGCCTTGGGTCACTCGGGTTTCGAGACCGATAAGAAAATCGCACGGGAGGTCGAGGGCATTGACCTCGTGATCGGCGGCCACACAAACACTTTTCTCTATCGCGGTAAAGCGCCAGATGTCGAAGTGCCGGAGGGTTTTTATCCTACGGAAGTGCTCCAGAAGAGCGGCAGAAAGGTCTACGTGGTGCAGGCGTACGCGTACACCAAGTACCTAGGTAACTTTACCGCGAGCTTCGACATTAAGGGGGAAGTGGTGCACATAGAGGGAAACCCGATCCTCGTGGACTCAGGTGTAGAACAG GCAGAGGATGTCCTGGAGCTCATAAGGGAGAAGAGAGGACCCATCAATGATCTGCAGACACAAGTGATCGGGAAAACACGGGTGCTCCTCGACGGGGACAGCAAGAATTGCAGGCGGCAGGAATGCAACTTGGGAAATTTGATCTGCGACGCTTTAGTGGATTAC TACGCTGGAGAGTATTTGAGCAAGAACGGGTGGACAGACGCAGCCATCGCTGTGCAGAATAGCGGCAGTATTAGAGCGTCCATTACTAGAGACAGAAATGATCAG GTAACTCGAGAAGACATCATGAGCACTCTGCCCTTCGGAAATGTCGTCGTTAAAACTTCCATGACAGGACAACAGATTCTTGAGATGTTGGAATGGAGCGTTCACAATATCGACAACATAACTTCCACTGGAAACTTATTCGGCGCCTATCTGCAGCTTTCGGGTTTACAG GTGGTTTACGATATCAGCCAGCCGCCGAATTCGAGGGTGGTTTCGGTTTACGTTCAATGCGCAGCTTGCAACATACCGACTTACAGCAAACTCGAAAAGAATGCTACGTACAACGTCCTCTTATCTGATTTTCTCATAAAAGGCGGAGACGGTTATCACATGCTGGAAGGACTTCAAGCTACTTCCCTcg GTATTACTATGGAGCAAGTATTAGAACAGTATTTCGAGAAACATAGCCCGGTGTATATGGGCGTACAGTGGCGAATTTCGTACAAAGATAACGGCAAATATGAGTATTTTAGCAATCCTGGGACAACGCATAAATCCGTCAAtgtaataattctattatcaATCACTGTTCGGTTctttttaacataa
- the LOC139103652 gene encoding apyrase isoform X1, producing the protein MRSDNKCDMYALSLILLVFQVCLGSTRRGLFYPGRTDFLELSIIHLNDFHARFEQTSPFSGACHDDHEEDCVGGIARVYTAVNQLMKERPNAIFLNAGDNFQGTLWYNIHRWNVTAVFMNMLPHDVMTIGNHEFDNKIEGLVPFLKNVEAPVVVTNIDDSEEPSIQGLYKNSTIIQRNDKKIGVIGVILSTTNLLSSTEKLKFLDEVETVNDEAARLKEKGVDIIIVLSHCGLDVDRILAAKCPLIDVIVGGHSHTFLYSGPPPSNDTPEDEYPVVVVQNETNRTVLIVQAAAYTKYLGNLTVWFDDQGEVVDWDGNPLLLDHSVEEDPQILEALKPWKKKVDAAALRKIGRTKVLLDRSCRYKECNMGNLITDAMVNAAVDEAENKTHWTYAAAACFNAGGIRTSIEESEITYGDLMMVQPFENTWDTIELTGESIKNILEMNDILAWSGLKITYKIVNETRTVVDVKIRCRACEYPVFNELVHDQWYRLVIPSFLASGGDGYHIFKDEGRNHKIGTLDIDHLIKYVARISPILIGTERRITFVKP; encoded by the exons ATGAGAAGCGACAATAA GTGCGACATGTATGCGCTATCATTGATCTTGCTGGTGTTCCAAGTTTGTCTGGGATCCACTCGCCGAGGACTCTTTTATCCCGGCAGAACTGATTTTCTCGAGCTGTCAATAATTCATTTAAACGATTTCCACGCTAG ATTCGAGCAGACGAGTCCGTTTTCTGGTGCTTGCCACGATGATCACGAAGAGGACTGCGTCGGAGGTATTGCCAGAGTCTACACGGCGGTTAATCAGCTTATGAAGGAACGGCCAAACGCGATTTTCCTGAATGCAGGCGATAATTTCCAAGGAACTCTCTGGTATAATATCCATCGCTGGAATGTAACCGCTGTGTTCATGAATATGTTGCCGCACGACGTCAtg ACAATCGGCAATCACgaatttgataataaaattgaaggTCTCGTTCCCTTCTTGAAAAATGTCGAGGCACCAGTTGTTGTAACAAATATCGACGACAGCGAGGAACCAAGTATACAG ggtttatataaaaatagtacAATTATTCAAAggaatgataaaaaaataggtGTCATCGGAGTTATCTTATCAACAACAAAC TTGCTCTCGAGTACGGAAAAATTGAAGTTTCTGGATGAAGTGGAGACAGTTAACGACGAAGCTGCGCGACTGAAGGAAAAAGGAGTGGACATTATTATAGTTTTGAGCCACTGCGGATTGGACGTAGACAGGATTTTGGCTGCGAAATGTCCCTTGATCGATGTAATCGTCGGCGGTCACTCGCATACGTTTCTTTATAGCG GACCTCCTCCGTCCAACGATACACCGGAGGACGAATACCCCGTGGTCGTGGTGCAAAATGAAACAAATAGAACAGTCCTTATCGTCCAGGCAGCTGCCTACACAAA atatttagGTAATCTAACCGTGTGGTTCGATGACCAAGGCGAGGTCGTCGATTGGGACGGAAACCCACTCCTCTTGGATCACTCCGTCGAAGAAG ATCCGCAGATTTTGGAAGCTTTAAAACCGTGGAAGAAGAAAGTGGACGCTGCGGCGTTAAGAAAAATCGGCAGAACGAAGGTCTTGCTTGATCGCAGTTGTCGATATAAGGAATGTAATATGGGAAATCTTATAACCGACGCTATGGTGAATGCG GCTGTCGATGAAGCCGAAAATAAAACACACTGGACGTATGCCGCAGCAGCTTGTTTCAATGCGGGAGGAATTCGTACTTCTATTGAAGAATCCGAAATCACCTATGGTGATTTGATGATGGTTCAGCCTTTCGAAAACACTTGGGACACCATCGAATTGACTGGAGAATCTATTAAAAAC aTTTTGGAAATGAATGACATTCTGGCCTGGTCcggattaaaaattacttacaaAATAGTTAACGAAACCCGAACTGTGGTCGATGTTAAAATCAG atgCCGGGCTTGCGAGTATCCAGTCTTTAATGAATTGGTCCACGATCAATGGTACAGATTAGTGATACCAAGTTTCTTGGCAAGTGGCGGAGATGGCTATCACATATTTAAAGACGAGGGACGTAATCACAAAATTGGGACGCTTGACATAGATcatctaataaaatatgtagCGAGGATAAGTCCAATACTTATCGGCACTGAAAGACGAATCACTTTCGTAAAGccgtaa
- the LOC139103652 gene encoding apyrase isoform X2 — protein MYALSLILLVFQVCLGSTRRGLFYPGRTDFLELSIIHLNDFHARFEQTSPFSGACHDDHEEDCVGGIARVYTAVNQLMKERPNAIFLNAGDNFQGTLWYNIHRWNVTAVFMNMLPHDVMTIGNHEFDNKIEGLVPFLKNVEAPVVVTNIDDSEEPSIQGLYKNSTIIQRNDKKIGVIGVILSTTNLLSSTEKLKFLDEVETVNDEAARLKEKGVDIIIVLSHCGLDVDRILAAKCPLIDVIVGGHSHTFLYSGPPPSNDTPEDEYPVVVVQNETNRTVLIVQAAAYTKYLGNLTVWFDDQGEVVDWDGNPLLLDHSVEEDPQILEALKPWKKKVDAAALRKIGRTKVLLDRSCRYKECNMGNLITDAMVNAAVDEAENKTHWTYAAAACFNAGGIRTSIEESEITYGDLMMVQPFENTWDTIELTGESIKNILEMNDILAWSGLKITYKIVNETRTVVDVKIRCRACEYPVFNELVHDQWYRLVIPSFLASGGDGYHIFKDEGRNHKIGTLDIDHLIKYVARISPILIGTERRITFVKP, from the exons ATGTATGCGCTATCATTGATCTTGCTGGTGTTCCAAGTTTGTCTGGGATCCACTCGCCGAGGACTCTTTTATCCCGGCAGAACTGATTTTCTCGAGCTGTCAATAATTCATTTAAACGATTTCCACGCTAG ATTCGAGCAGACGAGTCCGTTTTCTGGTGCTTGCCACGATGATCACGAAGAGGACTGCGTCGGAGGTATTGCCAGAGTCTACACGGCGGTTAATCAGCTTATGAAGGAACGGCCAAACGCGATTTTCCTGAATGCAGGCGATAATTTCCAAGGAACTCTCTGGTATAATATCCATCGCTGGAATGTAACCGCTGTGTTCATGAATATGTTGCCGCACGACGTCAtg ACAATCGGCAATCACgaatttgataataaaattgaaggTCTCGTTCCCTTCTTGAAAAATGTCGAGGCACCAGTTGTTGTAACAAATATCGACGACAGCGAGGAACCAAGTATACAG ggtttatataaaaatagtacAATTATTCAAAggaatgataaaaaaataggtGTCATCGGAGTTATCTTATCAACAACAAAC TTGCTCTCGAGTACGGAAAAATTGAAGTTTCTGGATGAAGTGGAGACAGTTAACGACGAAGCTGCGCGACTGAAGGAAAAAGGAGTGGACATTATTATAGTTTTGAGCCACTGCGGATTGGACGTAGACAGGATTTTGGCTGCGAAATGTCCCTTGATCGATGTAATCGTCGGCGGTCACTCGCATACGTTTCTTTATAGCG GACCTCCTCCGTCCAACGATACACCGGAGGACGAATACCCCGTGGTCGTGGTGCAAAATGAAACAAATAGAACAGTCCTTATCGTCCAGGCAGCTGCCTACACAAA atatttagGTAATCTAACCGTGTGGTTCGATGACCAAGGCGAGGTCGTCGATTGGGACGGAAACCCACTCCTCTTGGATCACTCCGTCGAAGAAG ATCCGCAGATTTTGGAAGCTTTAAAACCGTGGAAGAAGAAAGTGGACGCTGCGGCGTTAAGAAAAATCGGCAGAACGAAGGTCTTGCTTGATCGCAGTTGTCGATATAAGGAATGTAATATGGGAAATCTTATAACCGACGCTATGGTGAATGCG GCTGTCGATGAAGCCGAAAATAAAACACACTGGACGTATGCCGCAGCAGCTTGTTTCAATGCGGGAGGAATTCGTACTTCTATTGAAGAATCCGAAATCACCTATGGTGATTTGATGATGGTTCAGCCTTTCGAAAACACTTGGGACACCATCGAATTGACTGGAGAATCTATTAAAAAC aTTTTGGAAATGAATGACATTCTGGCCTGGTCcggattaaaaattacttacaaAATAGTTAACGAAACCCGAACTGTGGTCGATGTTAAAATCAG atgCCGGGCTTGCGAGTATCCAGTCTTTAATGAATTGGTCCACGATCAATGGTACAGATTAGTGATACCAAGTTTCTTGGCAAGTGGCGGAGATGGCTATCACATATTTAAAGACGAGGGACGTAATCACAAAATTGGGACGCTTGACATAGATcatctaataaaatatgtagCGAGGATAAGTCCAATACTTATCGGCACTGAAAGACGAATCACTTTCGTAAAGccgtaa
- the LOC139103665 gene encoding uncharacterized protein: protein MRDTSDMMEDALSEDTMMDCGGDSVEDGKSLEDFVDTATDIADNSRTIRDAAERLLTLLDMDEDDEDLLSSSEDEGVEVDIDEFEEDDEETGNTKLLRQLAASLAQELKYAQKQSSGSRQACHQDQNAMRNVEMLQDTSYLDRLRSQADRPRTSVQSGFGHGDLAYFNELDERNASLVKFASFGSCHEPRDRVFGTSSPDRSWTDDTGAQQTGKSFGSQQEQKPDSWTAGWDACTTEAVRYLVEDEGLPLHHPTVVAMKSYLDLQRERAFTHHAEYTASSQDMSLLLD, encoded by the exons ATGAGGGACACGAGCGATATGATGGAGGACGCCCTGTCGGAG GACACAATGATGGATTGCGGAGGCGATAGCGTAGAAGATGGCAAAAGTTTGGAGGACTTCGTCGACACGGCCACCGACATAGCGGATAATTCACGTACAATACGAG ATGCCGCCGAACGGTTGCTGACCTTGCTGGACATggacgaggacgacgaggaCCTTCTGTCGTCGTCGGAAGACGAAGGCGTCGAGGTCGACATTGACGAGTTTGAAGAAGACGACGAGGAGACGGGTAACACCAAACTTTTGCGCCAGCTGGCCGCGTCCCTCGCCCAGGAACTCAAATACGCCCAGAAGCAGTCCTCGGGCAGCAGACAGGCGTGCCATCAGGATCAGAACGCGATGCGCAACGTGGAAATGCTGCAGGACACCAGCTACCTCGATCGCCTTCGGAGTCAAGCGGATCGTCCCAGAACGTCCGTTCAAAGTGGCTTCGGCCACGGCGATCTCGCTTACTTCAACGAGCTCGACGAGCGAAACGCGAGTCTCGTCAAGTTCGCGAGCTTTGGAAGCTGTCACGAGCCCCGTGATCGAGTCTTCGGGACTTCGAGTCCGGATCGCTCGTGGACGGACGATACGGGGGCCCAACAGACCGGGAAATCCTTCGGCAGTCAGCAAGAGCAAAAGCCCGACTCCTGGACGGCAGGATGGGACGCCTGTACCACCGAGGCGGTTCGGTACCTAGTCGAAGACGAGGGTTTGCCGCTCCATCATCCCACAGTTGTCGCGATGAAAAGCTACCTGGACTTGCAGAGAGAGAGGGCATTCACTCACCACGCCGAGTACACAGCCAGCTCTCAGGACATGAGCTTGCTCTTGGATTGA